A genomic window from Streptomyces broussonetiae includes:
- a CDS encoding alpha/beta fold hydrolase — protein sequence MGRRSLLAAALGTAAVGTVGAAAPAGRGPERRPEGSVEGGPAIRHRVVRTNGIHMHVAEAGQGPAVLLLHGFPELWYSWRHQLPALAAAGFRAIAPDLRGYGRTDAPADARSYSLRNNLADLAGLHDALGIDSAALVGHDQGATIAWAAAQLMPRRFPAMVALGVPYPARPPLPITQLIRKNNPGKFNVVLYFQQPGVAETELDADAARTLRMTMYALSGQAPADLVPRWLLDTPEPSGYLTPLPDPGAPAHWFPWLGDTELDYYADEFRRTGFAGAIRRYRTFDFDWSDLPEVGTLQVHQPTLYITGELDSAYRFSSLDPMRALVPGLRDIIKLPGCGHWTQQERAPEVNDHIVSFLHSAYAPGGSRYRNRDAQVSASGVIRPPGRVH from the coding sequence GTGGGCAGGAGGTCATTGCTGGCCGCAGCGCTGGGTACAGCGGCCGTGGGTACGGTCGGGGCTGCCGCGCCGGCGGGCCGAGGGCCGGAGCGGCGGCCCGAGGGCTCCGTGGAGGGCGGCCCGGCGATCCGCCACCGGGTCGTACGGACGAACGGCATACACATGCATGTGGCGGAGGCGGGTCAGGGACCGGCTGTCCTTCTCCTGCACGGCTTTCCCGAACTCTGGTACTCCTGGCGGCATCAGCTGCCGGCTCTTGCCGCGGCCGGATTCCGGGCCATCGCTCCCGACCTGCGGGGCTACGGCCGTACGGATGCCCCTGCGGACGCCCGTAGCTACAGCCTGCGCAACAACCTGGCCGACCTGGCCGGCCTGCACGACGCGTTGGGCATCGACTCCGCCGCCCTCGTCGGCCACGATCAGGGTGCCACGATCGCGTGGGCGGCGGCGCAGCTGATGCCTCGACGATTTCCGGCGATGGTCGCGCTGGGGGTGCCGTATCCGGCTCGTCCCCCGCTGCCCATCACCCAGCTGATCCGCAAGAACAACCCGGGCAAGTTCAACGTCGTGCTGTACTTCCAGCAACCCGGCGTCGCAGAGACCGAGTTGGACGCCGATGCCGCCCGCACACTGCGCATGACCATGTACGCGCTGTCCGGCCAGGCGCCCGCCGATCTGGTTCCGCGCTGGCTGCTCGACACGCCGGAGCCCTCCGGCTACCTCACCCCGCTCCCCGACCCAGGGGCCCCGGCCCACTGGTTCCCATGGCTCGGCGACACCGAACTCGACTACTACGCAGACGAGTTCAGGCGCACGGGATTCGCCGGCGCGATCCGCCGCTACCGCACCTTCGACTTCGACTGGTCGGACCTGCCCGAGGTCGGCACACTTCAGGTCCACCAGCCCACGCTGTACATCACGGGCGAGCTCGACTCCGCCTACCGGTTCAGCTCCCTGGACCCCATGCGTGCCCTGGTGCCCGGTCTGCGGGACATCATCAAGCTGCCCGGCTGCGGCCACTGGACCCAACAGGAACGCGCCCCTGAGGTCAACGATCACATCGTGTCCTTCCTCCACTCCGCATACGCACCTGGTGGCTCTCGGTACAGGAACCGCGACGCCCAGGTGTCGGCTTCGGGTGTGATCAGGCCGCCTGGCAGAGTGCATTGA
- the istB gene encoding IS21-like element helper ATPase IstB: MATSKQTSKARDVSSELAYLTKALKAPALRDAAVRLADRARDEGWSHEEYLAACLQREVAARDSHGAEGRIRAARFPSRKSLEDFDFDHQRSVKREVIAHLGTLDFVVGKENVIFLGPPGTGKTHLATGLGIRACQAGHRVAFATAAQWVARLADAHQAGRLSDELTRLGRIPLIVVDEVGYIPFEPEAANLFFQFISGRYERASVIVTSNKPFGRWGEVFGDDTVAAAMIDRLVHHAEVISLKGDSYRMRGRDLGRVPAANTGE, from the coding sequence ATGGCCACCAGCAAGCAGACCTCGAAAGCCCGCGACGTCTCCTCCGAACTGGCCTATCTCACCAAGGCGTTGAAGGCCCCAGCATTGCGGGACGCAGCCGTGCGGCTGGCCGATCGGGCCCGGGATGAGGGCTGGAGTCATGAGGAGTATCTGGCCGCCTGCCTGCAGCGGGAGGTCGCCGCCCGCGACAGTCACGGCGCCGAGGGACGCATCCGGGCGGCCCGTTTCCCCTCCCGCAAGTCGCTGGAGGACTTCGACTTCGATCACCAGCGGTCCGTGAAACGCGAGGTCATCGCCCATCTCGGGACGCTGGACTTCGTCGTCGGGAAGGAGAACGTGATCTTTCTGGGGCCGCCCGGCACCGGCAAGACCCACCTCGCCACCGGGCTCGGGATCCGGGCCTGCCAGGCTGGCCACCGGGTCGCCTTCGCCACCGCCGCCCAGTGGGTCGCCCGCCTCGCCGACGCCCATCAAGCCGGCCGCCTGAGCGACGAACTCACCCGGCTCGGGCGGATCCCCCTGATCGTGGTCGACGAGGTCGGATACATCCCCTTCGAACCCGAGGCCGCGAACCTGTTCTTCCAGTTCATCTCCGGCCGCTACGAACGCGCCTCCGTGATCGTGACCAGCAACAAGCCCTTCGGACGCTGGGGCGAGGTATTCGGCGACGACACGGTTGCCGCCGCGATGATCGACCGCCTCGTCCACCACGCAGAGGTCATCTCGTTGAAGGGCGACAGCTACCGCATGCGCGGCCGCGACCTCGGACGGGTTCCCGCGGCCAACACCGGGGAATGA
- a CDS encoding RNA polymerase sigma factor SigF, translating into MTLMDTTATHTQTTELPEVAAPSQVTPRDARELSRLFFDQLQQLEEGTHEYQYARNTLIEMNMSLVRYAAGRFRSRGPQEAEDIVQTGMIGLIKAIDRFELSREVEFTSFAIPYIVGEIKRFFRDTTWAVHVPRRLQEARTQLARATEELQTRLGRTPTVTELAGLMSLSEQEVVEARLASNGYSSASLDAALGNGDDGEAALQDFIGTEDQALELVEDFHTLAPLIDQLGDRDRQIIHLRFVEELTQAQIGERLGVSQMHVSRLLTRCLKRLREGMLTTH; encoded by the coding sequence ATGACGCTCATGGACACCACGGCGACGCACACCCAGACGACGGAGCTGCCGGAGGTCGCGGCTCCCTCCCAGGTGACGCCGAGGGACGCGCGCGAACTGTCCAGGCTCTTCTTCGACCAGCTGCAACAGCTGGAGGAAGGCACGCATGAGTACCAGTACGCGCGGAACACGCTGATCGAGATGAACATGTCCCTGGTCCGCTACGCGGCGGGCCGGTTCCGCAGCCGGGGGCCGCAGGAGGCCGAGGACATCGTCCAGACCGGCATGATCGGACTGATCAAGGCGATCGACCGGTTCGAGCTGTCCCGTGAGGTGGAGTTCACCTCCTTCGCCATTCCCTACATCGTGGGCGAGATCAAGCGGTTCTTCCGGGACACCACCTGGGCCGTGCACGTGCCGCGCCGGCTGCAGGAGGCCCGGACCCAGCTGGCCCGGGCGACCGAGGAACTCCAGACGCGTCTGGGCCGTACCCCCACGGTGACGGAACTGGCCGGCCTGATGTCCCTGTCGGAACAGGAGGTGGTGGAAGCTCGGTTGGCATCCAACGGCTACAGCTCCGCCTCCCTGGACGCAGCCCTTGGCAACGGTGATGACGGCGAAGCGGCCCTGCAGGACTTCATCGGCACCGAGGACCAGGCTCTGGAACTGGTCGAGGACTTCCACACCCTGGCCCCGCTGATCGACCAGCTCGGTGATCGGGACCGGCAGATCATTCACCTGCGGTTCGTGGAGGAACTCACCCAGGCCCAGATCGGCGAGCGCCTCGGCGTCTCCCAGATGCACGTCTCCCGCCTGCTCACCCGCTGTCTCAAGCGGTTGCGCGAGGGCATGCTCACCACCCACTGA
- a CDS encoding SDR family NAD(P)-dependent oxidoreductase yields the protein MSSSVPSTSLWDVHRLPRADDRLFLVTGGNAGIGYFIAEQLSATGATVVLGSRRQEKAKAAQAAIRDRVPGARVRTLRLDLADLSSLRKAADALGSAHLDAVVHNAGIALDDPPRRETRDGHEVMFGTNHLGHFALTGWLMPLLSAAPAARVVTMGSFAAKSERLDLGDLQSRQDYRPKRTYGRSKLAQMYFGLELDRRLRATGSTVKSVVAHPGGALDSLTPSRPPVQVRSFGTWLRGAPAGVLLQGKHAGAWPAVRAVLDPTVHGGQLWGPRVFSLRGRPRLDPVWPHLADTAVAAELWGVSRDLTGIDPCSIPE from the coding sequence ATGTCGTCGTCCGTGCCTTCGACCTCGCTCTGGGACGTCCACCGGCTGCCACGTGCCGATGACCGGCTCTTCCTGGTCACTGGTGGCAACGCCGGGATCGGGTACTTCATCGCGGAGCAGTTGTCCGCGACCGGCGCCACCGTCGTGCTCGGCAGCCGGAGGCAGGAGAAGGCCAAAGCCGCCCAGGCCGCGATCCGCGACCGCGTCCCCGGTGCTCGGGTGCGTACTCTGCGGCTGGACCTCGCCGACCTCTCGTCGCTGCGCAAGGCCGCGGACGCACTGGGGTCCGCACACCTCGACGCGGTGGTCCACAACGCCGGGATCGCGCTCGACGACCCGCCGCGCCGGGAGACCCGAGACGGTCACGAGGTCATGTTCGGCACGAACCACCTTGGGCATTTCGCCCTGACCGGGTGGCTGATGCCGCTTCTGTCAGCCGCGCCTGCGGCCCGCGTCGTGACCATGGGCAGCTTCGCGGCGAAGTCCGAGCGGCTGGACCTGGGCGACCTGCAGTCGCGGCAGGACTACCGGCCCAAGCGGACGTACGGACGGTCCAAGCTGGCGCAGATGTACTTCGGGCTCGAACTCGACCGCCGCCTGCGCGCCACCGGCAGCACGGTGAAGAGCGTAGTGGCCCATCCCGGCGGAGCCCTGGACTCTCTTACCCCTTCGCGTCCGCCCGTGCAGGTACGGTCCTTCGGCACCTGGTTGCGCGGGGCGCCTGCCGGCGTCCTCCTCCAGGGCAAACACGCCGGCGCCTGGCCTGCGGTGCGAGCCGTGCTCGACCCGACCGTGCACGGCGGCCAATTGTGGGGACCTCGCGTGTTCAGCCTGCGCGGCAGGCCCCGGCTCGATCCGGTGTGGCCGCATCTTGCCGATACCGCCGTCGCGGCGGAACTGTGGGGCGTGAGCCGCGACTTGACCGGCATTGACCCCTGCAGCATCCCCGAATAG
- a CDS encoding hydrophobic protein — MVPLLLVLLLALLLFGAGFALKILWWVAVFVLVVWLLGFAVRSVGPGGGRSRWYRW; from the coding sequence ATGGTTCCCCTGTTGCTCGTTCTGCTCTTGGCGCTGCTGCTGTTCGGTGCCGGTTTCGCTCTGAAGATCCTGTGGTGGGTCGCGGTCTTCGTGCTGGTGGTGTGGCTGCTCGGGTTCGCCGTCCGCTCCGTCGGTCCCGGCGGTGGCCGCAGCCGCTGGTACAGGTGGTGA
- a CDS encoding MarR family winged helix-turn-helix transcriptional regulator, translating to MTVAVFRPRPEPVEVARVTATAGELLEVLWGRASTAPASASQMRVLLTLEHQDGINLRTLCDALSSAPPATSRLCDRLVAAGFVERAVGEEDRREVRLHLSNRGRAFLDELRARREQELQAVLSLMPAGKRAALLEGLEAFCDAAALQIHDKGAQHGDRTA from the coding sequence GTGACAGTGGCTGTCTTCCGCCCCCGCCCGGAACCCGTCGAGGTCGCTCGAGTGACCGCGACAGCTGGAGAGTTGCTGGAAGTCCTGTGGGGCCGGGCCTCCACCGCACCGGCGTCGGCGTCGCAGATGCGGGTGCTGCTGACCCTGGAGCACCAGGACGGTATCAACCTGCGCACGCTGTGTGACGCGCTCTCCTCCGCACCCCCCGCCACCAGCCGGCTGTGCGACCGGCTGGTCGCAGCCGGCTTCGTCGAGCGCGCGGTCGGCGAGGAGGACCGGCGTGAGGTCCGGTTGCACCTCAGCAACCGGGGCCGGGCCTTCCTCGACGAGCTGCGCGCGCGCAGGGAGCAGGAGTTGCAGGCGGTGCTGAGCCTCATGCCCGCCGGCAAACGAGCGGCGCTGCTGGAGGGACTGGAGGCGTTCTGCGACGCGGCGGCGCTGCAGATACACGACAAAGGTGCGCAGCACGGCGACCGCACGGCCTGA
- a CDS encoding PP2C family protein-serine/threonine phosphatase — MNRYVTAERALRAAAPHELLDAVRRVLVEQYGAESVDLLMADYGLTVLQPVSALPHTVEPVSVHNSALGRAFGAQEPVVESASDGRVRVHLPVSVRGDRLGVLSVTLPQESGVQELLGELSDIAEALGHEVVVAERDTDIYLLARRKDRLTLAAEMQWQLLPGRSCSRPEYDLAAQLEPAYAIFGDNFDWSARADHLMLYVTNGMGEGIEASLLTNLAINALRNARRAGLAIDDQAALADQAVYAHYRGRCYLSVLMFDFDLTTGRAKVVDAGSPQMLRLRGGRVEHVAFEAQLPLGMFEETDYVAQEFQVEPGDRLVFVSDGVYAVADPMGRAYGDVELVRAIQATRLLPAAEVPRAILRELTGHRGRSVPDDDALVVCLDWHGI, encoded by the coding sequence GTGAACAGATATGTGACCGCCGAGCGGGCTTTGCGCGCGGCGGCACCCCATGAGTTGCTCGATGCCGTCCGTCGTGTGCTGGTCGAGCAGTACGGGGCGGAGTCCGTCGACCTGCTGATGGCCGACTACGGCCTGACGGTGCTTCAGCCCGTGTCGGCGCTGCCGCACACCGTGGAGCCGGTGTCCGTGCACAACAGTGCGCTGGGCCGTGCTTTCGGTGCCCAGGAACCAGTTGTGGAATCCGCCTCCGACGGTCGCGTGCGCGTGCACCTTCCGGTCAGCGTGCGTGGGGACCGGCTGGGCGTGCTGTCCGTGACCCTGCCTCAGGAGAGCGGGGTCCAGGAACTGCTCGGCGAACTCTCCGACATCGCGGAGGCGCTCGGCCATGAGGTGGTCGTCGCCGAGCGGGACACCGACATCTACTTGCTGGCACGTCGCAAGGACCGGCTGACGCTGGCCGCCGAGATGCAGTGGCAGCTGCTGCCGGGACGCTCCTGCTCCCGCCCCGAGTACGACCTGGCCGCGCAGTTGGAGCCGGCGTACGCGATCTTCGGCGACAACTTCGACTGGTCCGCCAGGGCCGACCACCTGATGCTGTACGTCACCAACGGCATGGGTGAGGGAATAGAAGCCTCCCTGCTGACGAACCTGGCCATCAACGCCCTGCGCAACGCCCGGCGCGCCGGACTCGCCATCGACGACCAGGCCGCCCTGGCCGACCAGGCGGTGTACGCCCACTACCGGGGCCGCTGCTACCTGTCTGTGCTGATGTTCGACTTCGATCTCACGACGGGCCGGGCCAAGGTCGTGGACGCCGGCTCGCCGCAGATGCTGCGGCTGCGCGGCGGCAGGGTGGAGCACGTCGCCTTCGAGGCGCAGCTTCCGCTGGGCATGTTCGAGGAGACCGACTATGTGGCGCAGGAGTTCCAGGTCGAGCCCGGCGACCGGCTCGTCTTCGTCAGCGACGGGGTGTACGCCGTCGCCGATCCCATGGGCCGGGCGTACGGGGACGTCGAGCTGGTCCGGGCGATCCAGGCCACCCGGCTGCTGCCGGCCGCCGAGGTCCCGCGCGCCATCCTGCGGGAGTTGACCGGCCACCGCGGTCGTTCCGTTCCCGACGACGACGCGCTCGTCGTCTGCCTCGACTGGCACGGAATCTGA
- a CDS encoding arylsulfotransferase family protein — protein MRHNSIPARVLIAAAATAVTGLLPLAGTASAAPDGKPLPPLTVLADRGTASHGDIFVSPNSANSAYSNGVEILSGNGRHVVWSHKVPAGQQATDFRAQTYRGRPVLTWWQGTGLGSLASGVNYVYDNRYQKVAEVRAGNGYTADGHEFLITGRGTALILAYKQETADLTGIGGSAHQAVIDGVVQEIDIRTGRVLFQWKAADHVPYAQSEQPLPSSPDKPWDWFHINAVKPDTDGDLLIDARNTWTTYKVDRHDGTVLWQLGGKAGTFKEQAAPGQYLNTAGTIFSWQHDPEPLGGGLYSWFDNESAGVANTGAGTVEELPFSRVVTVRVDEKTRTATLVKSVNQPDGLSASSQGNAQPLRRGGVFVGWGSLPYVSEFNASGKVVFKAQFPTGVNTYRAYRFPWKQAGLERAQQPA, from the coding sequence ATGCGTCACAACTCCATACCCGCGCGGGTCCTGATCGCGGCTGCCGCCACTGCCGTCACCGGCCTGCTGCCCCTGGCCGGCACCGCATCCGCAGCCCCGGACGGCAAGCCGCTGCCGCCACTGACCGTCCTTGCCGACAGGGGCACAGCAAGCCACGGGGACATCTTCGTCTCGCCGAACTCGGCGAACAGCGCCTACTCCAACGGCGTGGAGATCCTGAGCGGCAACGGTAGGCACGTCGTGTGGTCTCACAAGGTGCCGGCCGGGCAGCAGGCGACGGACTTCCGCGCCCAGACCTACCGGGGCAGGCCGGTTCTGACCTGGTGGCAGGGCACCGGGCTCGGCTCCCTCGCGAGCGGGGTGAACTACGTCTATGACAACCGGTATCAGAAGGTCGCCGAGGTCCGTGCCGGGAACGGGTACACCGCCGACGGGCACGAGTTCCTGATCACGGGTCGCGGCACCGCGCTGATCCTGGCGTACAAGCAGGAGACGGCCGATCTGACGGGCATCGGAGGATCGGCGCACCAGGCGGTCATCGACGGCGTGGTACAGGAGATAGACATCCGTACGGGCCGGGTCCTGTTCCAGTGGAAGGCGGCCGATCACGTGCCGTACGCGCAGAGTGAGCAGCCGCTGCCGTCGTCGCCGGACAAGCCGTGGGACTGGTTCCACATCAACGCGGTGAAGCCCGACACCGATGGTGACCTGCTCATCGATGCCCGCAACACGTGGACCACGTACAAGGTCGACCGGCACGACGGCACCGTGCTGTGGCAGCTCGGCGGCAAGGCCGGCACGTTCAAGGAGCAGGCCGCGCCCGGCCAGTACCTGAACACGGCCGGGACGATCTTCTCCTGGCAGCACGATCCCGAACCGCTCGGCGGCGGCCTGTACAGCTGGTTCGACAACGAGTCCGCGGGGGTCGCGAACACGGGGGCCGGGACGGTGGAGGAGCTTCCGTTCAGCCGGGTGGTCACCGTCCGCGTGGACGAGAAGACGCGTACGGCGACGCTGGTGAAGTCCGTGAATCAGCCGGACGGCCTCAGCGCGTCCTCGCAGGGCAACGCGCAGCCGCTGCGCCGGGGAGGAGTGTTCGTCGGATGGGGGTCGCTTCCGTACGTCTCCGAGTTCAACGCCTCCGGGAAGGTCGTGTTCAAGGCCCAGTTCCCCACGGGCGTGAACACCTACCGTGCGTACCGCTTCCCCTGGAAGCAGGCCGGTCTCGAGAGGGCGCAGCAGCCTGCCTAA
- the istA gene encoding IS21 family transposase translates to MIDVEDWAEIRRLHRAEQMPIRAIARHLGISRNTVRRALKSEAAPKYQREPKGSIVDAVEPQIRELLQRFPEMPATVIAERIGWSRSYAVVRRRVRELRPVYQAADPVSRTGYEPGELAQCDLWFPPAEIPLGFGQTGSPPVLVMVAGYSRWITARMLPTKTAADLIAGHWRLLTGLGAVPKALVWDNEAAVGSWRGGRPQLTEDFAAFAGLLGIRIIQCRPGDPEAKGLVERANGYLETSFLPGRIFASPTDFNIQLADWLTKANRRIHRTLQARPADRVETDKARMLSLPPVDPPGWWRTSLRLPRDHYVRIDTNDYSIHPLAIGRRIEVKADLDQVLAFCEGTEVARHARCWARHQSLTDPSHAAAAKAGRERARQQPVAADQLDVEQRPLDTYDRIFGVIDGGLSTGEGVA, encoded by the coding sequence GTGATCGACGTGGAGGACTGGGCGGAGATCCGCCGGTTGCACCGGGCCGAGCAGATGCCGATCCGGGCGATCGCGAGGCATCTGGGAATCTCGCGGAACACGGTGCGGCGGGCCCTGAAGAGCGAGGCAGCGCCGAAGTATCAGCGGGAGCCGAAGGGCTCGATCGTCGATGCGGTCGAGCCGCAGATCCGCGAGCTGCTGCAGCGGTTCCCGGAGATGCCCGCGACGGTGATTGCCGAACGGATCGGCTGGAGTCGCTCCTATGCGGTGGTCCGGCGGCGGGTGCGGGAACTGCGGCCGGTCTATCAGGCGGCGGACCCGGTCTCGCGGACCGGCTATGAGCCGGGCGAGCTGGCCCAGTGCGACTTGTGGTTCCCGCCGGCAGAGATCCCACTCGGGTTCGGGCAGACCGGCAGCCCGCCGGTGCTGGTGATGGTGGCCGGCTACTCGCGCTGGATCACGGCCAGGATGCTGCCGACGAAGACCGCGGCCGACCTGATTGCCGGGCACTGGCGGCTGTTGACCGGGCTCGGGGCGGTGCCCAAGGCGCTCGTCTGGGACAACGAAGCCGCCGTGGGTTCCTGGCGGGGCGGACGGCCCCAACTCACCGAAGACTTCGCAGCGTTCGCCGGACTGCTGGGCATCCGCATCATCCAGTGCAGGCCGGGCGACCCGGAGGCCAAGGGCCTGGTCGAGCGGGCCAACGGCTATCTGGAAACCAGCTTCCTGCCCGGCCGCATCTTCGCCTCGCCGACCGACTTCAACATCCAGCTCGCCGACTGGCTGACCAAGGCCAACCGGCGCATCCACCGCACCCTGCAGGCCCGCCCGGCCGACCGGGTCGAGACGGACAAGGCCAGGATGCTGTCGCTGCCGCCGGTCGATCCACCGGGCTGGTGGCGAACATCGCTCCGACTGCCACGCGACCACTACGTCCGCATCGACACCAACGACTACTCCATCCATCCCCTGGCGATCGGCCGCCGCATCGAGGTGAAGGCCGACCTGGACCAGGTCCTGGCCTTCTGCGAGGGCACCGAAGTCGCCCGGCATGCCCGCTGCTGGGCCCGCCACCAGTCCCTCACCGACCCCTCCCACGCGGCCGCCGCGAAGGCCGGCCGCGAACGGGCCCGGCAGCAGCCGGTCGCAGCCGACCAGCTCGACGTCGAACAGCGACCGCTCGACACCTACGACCGGATCTTCGGCGTCATCGACGGCGGCCTGAGCACGGGCGAGGGAGTCGCCTGA
- a CDS encoding ATP-binding protein, with amino-acid sequence MEDAHSSAGSPRLAEDARGITRTFLSVLEPDDSSQADAVLLTVSELVTNAIRHAGGVTGFGLQADEETVTVRVADASPTPPYQRDTPLGEPGGFGWPLVLELAEEVRVSTHRSGKTIEAVLALAR; translated from the coding sequence ATGGAGGATGCACACTCGTCCGCCGGCAGCCCTCGCCTCGCCGAGGACGCACGCGGGATCACGCGGACCTTCCTGTCCGTGCTGGAGCCCGACGACTCCAGCCAGGCGGATGCGGTACTTCTCACCGTGTCGGAACTGGTCACGAACGCCATCCGGCACGCGGGCGGAGTCACCGGCTTCGGACTGCAGGCAGACGAGGAGACCGTGACCGTCCGCGTGGCGGACGCCAGCCCCACACCGCCGTACCAGCGCGACACTCCACTGGGGGAGCCCGGTGGATTCGGCTGGCCGCTGGTCCTGGAGCTGGCGGAAGAGGTACGAGTCAGCACACACAGGTCCGGCAAGACAATCGAGGCGGTGCTCGCACTGGCGCGCTGA
- a CDS encoding helix-turn-helix domain-containing protein: protein MARDIAPYDIVTEHVQDFPASATILPLDDRIGISSLTFPAMQSIRSRRLIQRSDPELWVLALDLRGAIQREQGRSHVDLRPGDMVLYDTSQPFWASVATDDVAQAVMLQLPRHMVPVPEQALRRLVATAMPARTGVGALLSGMLGGLIEQGPHLAAGQAARLTSVVVDLTTAFLAGLCEADGPQTSAARKTALLHQIKSFIRSRLGEPELTPAAVAAAHHVSLRSLHYLFREDGRTVGEFIREQRLQRCRANLLDSRMADRTIAQIALRAGFSDAATFSRAFKARYGTSPGEFRRNRGEP from the coding sequence GTGGCCCGCGACATTGCGCCGTACGACATCGTCACCGAACACGTCCAGGACTTTCCGGCCTCAGCGACGATATTGCCGCTGGATGACCGAATCGGTATCTCCAGCCTGACGTTTCCCGCGATGCAGTCGATTCGTTCGCGCCGTCTCATCCAGCGTTCCGATCCCGAACTGTGGGTACTGGCCCTGGACCTCAGGGGGGCCATACAGAGGGAGCAGGGCCGCAGTCATGTCGATCTGCGTCCGGGTGACATGGTGCTCTACGACACCTCCCAGCCGTTCTGGGCATCAGTCGCCACCGACGATGTGGCCCAAGCCGTCATGCTGCAGCTGCCTCGGCACATGGTGCCCGTTCCGGAGCAGGCACTGCGTCGGCTGGTGGCTACTGCGATGCCGGCCAGAACGGGCGTCGGCGCCCTGTTGAGCGGGATGCTCGGCGGGCTCATCGAGCAGGGGCCACATTTGGCAGCGGGTCAGGCCGCTCGGCTGACGTCCGTGGTGGTCGACCTGACCACCGCCTTCCTCGCCGGCCTGTGCGAGGCTGACGGCCCGCAGACCAGCGCGGCGCGGAAGACGGCGCTGCTGCACCAGATCAAGTCCTTCATCAGGTCCCGGCTCGGCGAGCCCGAACTCACGCCGGCGGCCGTCGCCGCAGCACACCACGTCTCGTTGCGCAGCCTGCACTACCTGTTTCGGGAGGACGGCAGGACAGTCGGCGAATTCATCCGCGAGCAACGGCTCCAGCGGTGCCGGGCCAACCTCTTGGACTCCCGCATGGCCGACCGTACTATCGCCCAGATCGCGCTCCGCGCAGGATTCTCCGATGCAGCCACCTTCAGCCGGGCCTTCAAAGCACGCTACGGAACGTCCCCGGGTGAATTCCGTCGAAATCGTGGAGAACCATAG
- a CDS encoding glycosyltransferase 87 family protein: MPVLAWAVTRAVLLLTLFGTLRFPGDDVRPDVVVIYHGWYERLVTGSFPVHDVTWQYPPAAAAAFLAPALLPFLTYSHAFYLLACAADATVLAMLLRAGRARGRDLAGAWLWVAGVAVLGPLALARYDVMVTALAVAALLAAARHPRVAGALAAIGALVKVWPVLVLAGVRPGRTTRRSWGAALVTTVGVSAAFLAFTRGPFTFLTEQRQRGVEIESLGALPFHVLRWLGLWHGTSRLHYGSFEFLGPYVPTAARIALAGAVLAFCWLVWWRVRARTFSDIALYDAAFAAVLVFVTTSRVISPQYLIWLLGLGALCLTSRSTVQRRPVLLILAACFFTVLEFPVGFGQVVRSDLPGIVVLLIRDGLLLVATVSACRRLWRSTASRPEATPDDAASSDADYAVAHTG, encoded by the coding sequence ATGCCGGTGCTGGCCTGGGCGGTGACGCGAGCCGTACTGCTGCTGACGCTCTTCGGCACTCTGCGCTTCCCCGGTGACGACGTCCGCCCCGACGTGGTCGTCATCTACCACGGCTGGTACGAACGGCTGGTGACCGGTAGCTTTCCGGTCCACGATGTCACCTGGCAGTACCCGCCCGCTGCGGCGGCGGCCTTCCTCGCCCCGGCACTGCTGCCGTTCCTTACTTACTCGCACGCCTTCTACCTGCTCGCCTGCGCCGCCGACGCGACGGTCCTGGCGATGCTGCTGAGGGCCGGGCGGGCCCGCGGCCGGGACCTGGCCGGCGCCTGGCTGTGGGTCGCCGGGGTCGCCGTGCTCGGCCCGCTGGCCCTGGCCCGCTACGACGTGATGGTCACCGCGCTCGCGGTCGCCGCCCTGCTGGCCGCCGCACGGCACCCCCGGGTGGCAGGCGCGCTGGCCGCCATCGGCGCGCTGGTCAAGGTCTGGCCGGTACTCGTGCTCGCCGGTGTGCGGCCGGGCCGTACGACCCGTCGCTCCTGGGGGGCGGCGCTGGTCACCACCGTCGGAGTCAGCGCCGCGTTCCTGGCATTCACCCGGGGACCGTTCACGTTCCTCACCGAGCAGCGTCAGCGCGGCGTCGAGATCGAGTCGCTGGGCGCCCTGCCGTTCCATGTCCTGCGCTGGCTCGGCCTGTGGCACGGCACCTCCCGGCTGCACTACGGGTCGTTCGAGTTCCTCGGCCCGTACGTGCCCACCGCGGCCCGGATCGCACTGGCCGGCGCGGTGCTGGCCTTCTGCTGGCTGGTCTGGTGGCGGGTACGGGCCCGCACGTTCAGCGACATCGCGCTCTACGACGCGGCGTTCGCCGCGGTGCTGGTGTTCGTCACCACCAGCCGGGTGATCAGCCCGCAGTACCTGATCTGGCTGCTCGGCCTCGGCGCGCTCTGCCTGACCAGCCGCTCCACAGTCCAGCGCCGGCCTGTGCTGCTCATTCTGGCCGCGTGCTTCTTCACGGTGCTCGAATTCCCCGTCGGCTTCGGCCAGGTCGTGCGGAGCGATCTGCCGGGCATAGTCGTACTGCTCATCCGCGACGGGCTGCTGCTGGTGGCGACGGTCTCGGCCTGCCGCCGGCTCTGGCGCAGTACGGCGTCGCGGCCCGAAGCGACGCCTGACGACGCGGCGTCCTCGGACGCGGACTACGCGGTGGCACACACGGGTTGA